Genomic window (Ananas comosus cultivar F153 linkage group 1, ASM154086v1, whole genome shotgun sequence):
ggtctatactcataagagtatagtagccctagcctatatatatatatatagatatgagAGTGGAGATAGAATACTCCCAAAAGCACCAAGTGGGTGGTGCTTTagagtttctagcccttggatggatagatgtgaggttgagatgatggtggtaggtggtggtaggttgaatagtgtttgatttaagGGATATTAGTAATTATGGAGTGGATCAAAGGGttagaaatttagaagcaccaagtgggtggtgcttctaaaagtatcctagctcaactcatttatatatatttatagagtagagctactatactcttatgagtatagaacccttactactcataagttgttttagaTGTTGGAGTTTCAAATCGACGatatctacaccgttaaatatgatctagagtatttgaaacttgtagaaaataaatttcataaatttttgaaatcattataaagtccatcaagcgagtataaaatgaacggttaaaatcgaatgacatcttaaaaatagatgatcggatctttaaatttaagatcggatctttaaatttaagatcggagttattgaactttatttaggtagtgaatagaattttctatcaaaaattcaacctatttcgattctttttcaccgttaaactagcaaatatctcataccggccgttaaaaattgtcaattttgtgaccttttgatcgtaaggtaaaatgatatcgaaaaattataaatttaatttctagaagttttaaatactctagataatatttaacggtatggatcatcgattcggaagctttatcatcgaaaataatttatgagtacgagggcgatcatactcataagagtatagtagccgtactatatatatattatagagagagagagagagagagaagagagaggagagagagagagcgcgcgagCTAGtcttctatactatctatagtaccggggctccggtactatagtctcgtttttttcttagggtgttcaaatcaacgatccacactataaaaactgatctagggtatttaaagtttttagaaataaaattttatattcaaatttcgattttctttatgatcaaacatttcaaaattgtcaatttcaatggctactatggcgagtttgagtttaacggtgtagaagaatctaaatttcttcaaattttgatagaaaatactttaaactatttagattagAGTAACATTCTTGACCTTGAATTAAAAGTcttatacttaaatttaaagattattcaattttcaccgtcattttgacataatttatttactaagtaaaagatgtagaaaaaaactaaaattttattcctaagaacttcatataccctagatcatatttcaccgtgtggatcgttaatttgaataccctaagatcgaaaacaagactatagtaccgaaactccggtactataaatagtatagtagcctaattctatatatatatatataatatatatatatatataatataatatatatatatatatatatataaaatactatttttgttACTTCGTATAAAACAATTTGCTTTTTAGAGTTTATTTCAAATAGGATTACATgggattaaaaaataatagtaactgtttttctagcgcaagtggtaaaggatttAGTGATTGATATACTCGGGTCCCAAGTTTAAATTCcagttaattcatatttctacCTAAGAAGAtcgtgctatctttttctcacaGAAATTGGGTTAGTTTATTTAACCCAGGCGGTTTGGCAACAATATTTCTTTGATTCTTTTTACAAAAGAGATCGTCATTTTTCACATGGTCGAAGTGCATTATAAGTTAATAATTTATGAGGATAACAACTGAAGAGTTTAGTCACATTTGTGCTTGAAGATAATGAAAAAGTCGATAACGATAGCGAATAAGACGGTAACGGTAAAATTATTCAAACAAATAATTGATGTAGCACTTGTGGGCTCCTAAAGGTTcaatattctcttttttttgctttaatagCCCCTAATAAAAGCTTGATCATGTATAGGCCCAATCCTTCCCGGTTCATTGACGCACGTGAAATTCGTTGTAGCATCATATAAGTTTCATGGACCATTATTCATTAATGAATCAGTAACACTGTTCAAGATTTGGGCGAATAATATTGAACAGCTGAATCTCCATTTATCCTAATATAATTTCGAGCAAAGATCAGGCCAAATACGCCAGTTTTCGGGTTTTTATTTAGATTCGGTTGCAAGTCTCAAGTTCAGACGCGAAGAAAAGAGTCTTTGCCTATTATTTTGttatgttatttttaataatcaaATCATCTAGTTCGAACTTTCTAAGACTACGAGGAAAAATAATCACCCGTTAATTAAGATGGAATTTTGGTCAAGTGCTATCAACATGGAGGAAAATAGTAGAGTTGAATAGAAGACAAAAAGGCTTCATATTCTGAACCTAACGATAAAAAGCGTTGTTTAAAACGTGAGAGAATTAGAAACAAGGGATCTTTCCTAGTTATATTTTGCTTTATGAAAAGAAACGTGTAACAATTGGGCGCAAGCCAAAGTTTAATCCAAGTTTAATCCGAGTCAATGTTTGCGTACAAACTCATGAGATCACGggcacaatgtaaatagtaaataatttttttgagaataataagcacgctacctgctttattcattgaATAGATAAATTTGGCTACAGAGGTGAGGCAACGGTGGCCTAAATAAAAACTACATcagaaaaggcaaaaaaaaaacaaacaaacaaacaaacgcTCAACAGTGCTCCTCCATTTTAGGTGGCAGTGCTCCTCCATTTTAGGTGGCAccgtaaaaattatatatatattgtaactaaattattatatttataatattattttataaaataataaatgaaatatttttttaccgtATTTTTCGCCGTAGGTGAGTATTCTTTTGGTAATTCCAAATTCAATCTTAGTAAACTGACACCATCATAATTTATAGAGTAAAAGATTAATTTACCTTCATATagagtttagtttatttttactttgtcaatATGTGATTGAAAAAATTGCACTTAATTTTTCTATGctttaacttatttttaatttgttatctGATAATTATACTTCACTATCTTATGgttgtcaaaaaaattttactatgcTATCCTATTTggtagtaaagtaaaaaatatagatgAAACGAAGAGATGgttaagtatattttttaaaattatagaatgacaaagtaataaaaaatgaattaaactaGGTATggacaaattgaagtttaccctaattcATGAGCATGCTCTCGAAAAATTTGTTAAACTGTTGttaaattgattttaaaattcGCACACGAATCACATGGCTGTACCACTTCTAACAATTATTGATTTGTTtgatctgaaaaaaaaaaaaaaaaaaaaaagttcacagTACCAGTTCCACTAGTATTTGTGCCAGATGGattaaaatgaatgaaaaaattattgtaaataaataaatccgtGACATGAGTTGTCAAACATATGGGATAGTTTTAAGATCACTAACTAACatttaatgtttttattttagtaactTTGGTTTCAAGTTGTTTGGTGGAggcaaaaaattctaaatcacCAAAAATTTTCTGTGATCTGGTAATCATTGAGAAaatgtttcaaattattttcaaaaaatcatTCAGTACTTTTGTTTTGctccaaaatatttcaaattatatcATATAACACCAgagaataaaattcaaaaattccaaacacatctattcaaacaaaaaaaaaaaaggggtaaaaatcaaaactttcaaaCATTATTAGATGGTCATCGCAAAACACAGCATCATGCATTACATATTTACATGGTAGTGTGGGTCAAAAGTAATAAAACACATTCAAAAGAGACGAGCGAAGGAGAAAAATTTTGGTCAAATTACTTTTTATCTCTGATCTGGGTCTGGGTGGTCCCGTGACTCCTCCCACTGATTCCTAAAAACTACAAAACTCGCACActacaaaccctaaccctagttttTGTCCTTATCCTCGTTTTCGTGATCGTTCGTTCGCCCCCTTTTCTCACTATAAAAAGAAAACCCTAATCACACCCTTCTTCATTTCCACACAGATCtcgatctagagagagaggaaaaagaagaagaagaagaagaagaagaaggaggagaaggagaagagcaaTGGAAGGGTTGATACCGTACGTGATCCACGCGATCAAGAGGCGGCGGGAGAGGAGCAGGTACCGGAGCCTCTCCGTCGCCGAGGGCTCGTCGCGCGGCGGAGGGAGCCGGAGGCcgctcgtcgccgccgccgccggcccgGCGGAGtgggcgaaggaggaggaggagtggaCGCCCGCGCCCCGCGGCGGCCACCGGCGCGCAAGATCCGAGttcccggcgccggcgccggcgccggcgcgggGGTCGGAGTGGTTCCCCGAATCGGATCTCCGCGCTGCGGCGTCGCGGAGCACGAGGGAGAAGGGCCCCGTTAGGGCTTATTACGCGCGAGAGTAAGAGGGAGGAGCGGAGGTGACCCATACATACAAAATTTCTCCCCGGATCTTAGTTGtattgtttgtttatttatttatttatttatttattatttggtaATTGTATTGAAGTGTATAAAGATCCATTTTTTGTATTGTTGTTTGTGCTCTATAATTATTTGagagtataataaaaattagaacaaGTGATTCGGTATCCCTGAAACTgcttcctttattttttttggaacatAATAATAGTTTAAATTGAGAGCTGCTTAATATTActgaatattttttctttagaaCAAGTTTAAGATaagatatatttctatatattatcCGAGTACATGAGATTTACATTGGcgtgttatatttaaataagtaGATTATCTTTAGACTGAGGATGTATTCAATCTTACACATACAATTGGAtcaaataataagaaaagaaaaatatgggaATTGCTAAGTTTGCTGAAAATATTCTACTCCCGTAACGAAGTAGATAGCTCTCTGCCTCTCTCATGTCTGAATGTGCAGCTTTTTTTCGTTAGAAAGTTTGGGGGGTGATTCATGATTGATTGATGCGGAAAGGTTTGGAATCTGAGTCAATTAAGGCAGGCCTGCTTGGGTGGAGTTGGTGCTGAGCTGAGTTGGacttatcattatttttatttttatttttgcgcgAGTAGATAAACTACAATTTGGGAACTTCTTTGTCATTATTAATTACATGCGAGTGGAGCGTTATTTAGCCTAGTAATGCTGATGGTACATTTGTTTTAGATGTAAGATATACACTCTGTTTATCTCTTCGATGGAAGTATTGTCTATTAGTCACATCAGATAATTAAtggataatattttattcttagaTGGATGGAGCGTATCCTATATATTTCGATTGGGgtgtacaaaaagtatttttattatacaaaaattatttttctatttcgcTTACggattaattataaaaatacttgAAAAAAAGGGAGGCGTGTAGCGAAGATTTGCAGCATAAATTGcccctatttatttttgttatgaAAGTAGAGTAGAGAAATATTATTTagttataacttttttttttttcaaaatatcatTATTGTCCTTTCTCCGAGTGACGTCGAAGATTATTacaacaaagaaagagaaaaaaaagattttaaaaaattaattataattaatgtaaaaaatttcaacaaaaatgtaataaatttagttattaaCTTGCTATCAAACAAACAGCtgtggacaaaaaaaaaaaaaaaaaaatcacctaaATTTTAGTTCGAGTGAGGGTTAACTCTCAACCTGAAATCATTTACGCCATAGTTGGCACCACATAAGGTCTTTGAGGTATATCGCACGggttaaaacaaaatttcaactgATTTTCTTGATACTACTAATTTTGAAACACATATTCATTCAAATTAGTCATTATTTACAAACTAAGTTTAATCcatacataataaaatatatatttgttgatTCCAATTTGTAAAAGTTACTTGGAgcactaaattttcaatttgtaaaAGTTACTTGGGGCAATAAAGTAACAATGGAACGACGCGATTGATGTAGAAATTGAAACTCAGATGCATCAATTGGGACAAATAGAAGTTAAATAATCTCAAATGTGAATGCCCACTTCCATTGTTTCGTTTATATAAATTTCCCtgattaaaacttaaaaactcCCCCGAAGccaattaggaaaaaaaattaaaaaaaaaaaaatgcaagctCACCTTTCACACTTTTGATTTTTACGTtatttagggcttatttggatgcacagtaaaaaaattttcaccgAATTTATAAACTGTGATTTTTGTTCCAAATGAAATAGAgaatattgtaattttaaaaaattctacgggttcaatttttaaactatttggatACGCATTgtgcaatttaaatttaaattttaaatttttaaatttaaaattttaaaataaaaaattcaaaatttaaaatttaaaattttaaaatttaaaatcttaaaatttcatatttcacatttcacatattaaattttaaattttaaatttcattgaaattttaaatattagaattttgacttttaattttaaaatttagaaataccTCGTGAAATTGCACAATGCGcatccaaacagtttaaaattttaatttttgatatttaaaattaaaatttaaaatttaaaaatataatataaattaaattataaaatttaaaatttaaaatctatgttgaaatttagaACTTAGAATGgtgaaattcttttttttgcttagagtgtattataattttactctattttttaaaatatagtttaactatacttcAAAATTACAGAATAATTTTCTTACCGGcatagtataatttaactataCTACGTTTTTAAGAAtatccaaacgaagccttatttCTTACCAAATAAACAGTAAAACTAAAACAACTTTAATTCCATAGTTATACAACCGaacaacgaaaaaaaagaaaaaaactttcaTTCAAACTGTAATtcatataaaaatctattatgAACTAAACTACACTTATACTTTTGGTCGAACAAACATGCCATACGAGCAGAAGCCCATATTTCTTACTCTTCTCGCGTGAACTAGCAAAAGTTCCTGCGCCTCACAGCGGGAGGGACGGTGAAGCACGCGAAGCAAACAAACCAGCCGAGCTCTTTCAATGATCATCAAATGATAAGCAGACTAAGCAGTACAAGCATAGACAGTTGAGAACCATAATCATCAACAGATGCAATATAAGCAGAGATCCTAGATGATGAAAAACCAGCTGCTTTACACAAGTGAATTATAAATGACTTTAGAACCTGGATAATTTCTCTTCAAAAACCAAATTATGAGCTAGCGAACAATCTCATAAGTGATCTCGTAACTGGAGATTTAACCACCACTTGGACCAGAAAGAGAAGGGCTGGAAAGAGAATTATAATTCACTACATCGCAAATACAATCTGATGCTTTACTGTCTgaatcagagagagagagtgagagctAAAAAGCAAGAACTTAAAAAGGACCAACTTACAGAATAAAAGAATAACGGGAACCACCGCACACAAAAtgctttcaaaaatttagaaagaatcaacttaaaaagtaaaaatccATCCAAATCGACAAGTTTTCCACAGTAATCCAAAACTTCAACAGCTAAATGTCTGTGGAACAAACATTATTGCTTGTAGTTTCTCGACCCAACtgaaaaaaatccaaatttagaTTAAACCTCTATCGACAGAACATTCAGGGCTTCAGAGCAAGTGCTAAACCAAACTTTGGAGGCTTGTCCAAGGCCTTGGTATCGAACTCACCAGAGATGGTGGCCAAAATCGACTTGGCCCTTGTATCAATAAGAGCTGCTAGCTTACCAGAATTGTTGAGCCTTGCTTTCACGGTGGTTAAAGGGTCGACTGCATAGGAACCACCAACTGTGAAGGTGTTATCATTAGTCGAGAATCTCCTTGTAACCTCCGCCACCACAGATGTCTTCTGTTCATCGTCGAAAAGGTACACATATGAAGCTCTTAGACTGTCTCCCTTGTCCCCTCTAGTGAAAATTGGGAAACTCATTAGGGTTTCAAAAGAAAGAACAATATATGCATGCAATCTATGCAAATTCATGTACCTATGAAATACTCAGGATACAAATTTTCATATACACCCTTCAAAAGCTAGCTCACATAGATTGTACTAACAAAATTCTCCCTCTTTGAAAAACTTCATTTAAACAGAAACCCAACCTCCCTCTATCATTTAGGTAGCACATTATTGGTTTTGTGGGGGGGGGCGGAGCCGGGGGGCGGTAGAAACTGCACTTTCGACTCCAAACTTTACAAAGAAATATCCAGATAGATGATTTTCATGgacaaatacatatatatatatagagagagagagagagagtagggctactacactcttacgagtatagagccttcatatctatatgtatatgtagaAACTGCACTTTCGACTCCAAACTTTACAAAAGAAATATCCAGATAGATGATTTTCATGGAcaaatacatatattgtatatgtatgtatatatatatatatatatatatatatatatagagagagagagagagagagagagagagagagagagtagagttACTACACCCTTacgagtatagagcccttcatactcataagttattttcgatgatggagcttccgaatcgacaatcctctccgttaaatatgatctagaatatttgaaacttctagaaaataaatttcgtaatttttcgaaatcataataaagtctatcaagcaggcataaaatgaacagtcaaaatcaaacgacgtcctaaaaattaatgatcggattcttcaatttaagattggagttattgatctttatctaggtagtgaatagaattttctatcaaaaattcaacctattccgattattttacaccgttaaactagcaagtatcccataccggccattaaaaattatcaattttgtgacattttgatcgtaaggtaaatgatgtcgaaaagttatgaaatttgatttctagatattttaaatgctctagataatgtttaacggtatgaatcgtcgattcggaagctctaacattgaaaacgacttatgagtacgagaatgatcgtactcataagagtatagtcgccggactctatatatatatatatatatatatatatatatatatatataaagagagagagagagagagagagaaggtcttgtgtgctattaggagcacggaggagcctccatgctcctaagccgttttcgatgatggagcttccgaatcgatgatcgactctgttagactttgatctagcatatttgaagtatctagaaaataaattttgcgatttttcaatatcatttacctagcgatcgaaatggttcaaaatcaacagctgaaaataaaaatctcacaaaaagtggtgacatagcactaaaattttttatcagagatattgatcttgctgcaaatagtataaaaaattttctatcaaaatttcatctgatttgaatacttctacaccgttaaacttgcaatgGCAAACATCAACCATtacaaattattgattttgaacccttttgatcgctagataaatgatatcgaaaaatcgcaaaatttattttctagatacttcaaatacgttagatcaagtctaacggagccgatcgttgattcgaggcttaggagcacggaggcctccgtgatcctaatagcacacaagacctactatatgtatatgtattgtgtgtgtgtgtatatatatatatgcatatgtatatgtattgtgtgtgtgtgtatatatatatatatattatagtattgtgtgtgtgtgtgtgtgtgtgtgtgtgtgtgtgtgtgtgtgtgtgtgtgtataaagGGATGTCAATTAAGAGATGGGCACAGATAGTTGGGAAACTTACAAAACGACAGAAATATTATACTCTGGCTTCGATAACCCAATTCCAGCACTATATTTGGTAAAATTCCCTGAGGCAGTATCATAACCAGCTTCTGCGCCAAAGGCAACTCCATGGACACCTACAGTCCCAGAAAGATCAACAACTGGGGATGCCTTTAGACCCACAGCAGTAGCAAGACTAGCATGATCGTGAAAATATTGTAACTCCAgctggacaaaaaaaaaagaagaattgaaCTTTTAGTATCT
Coding sequences:
- the LOC109722076 gene encoding mitochondrial outer membrane protein porin 5-like; translated protein: MKGPGLFSDIGKKAKDLLNKDYSYDQKLTISTFSSTGVGLTSAAVKKGGLYTLDIGTQYKYKNTHIDVKLDTDSNVSTTLTISEVLPYTKTIASLKFPDYKSGKLELQYFHDHASLATAVGLKASPVVDLSGTVGVHGVAFGAEAGYDTASGNFTKYSAGIGLSKPEYNISVVLGDKGDSLRASYVYLFDDEQKTSVVAEVTRRFSTNDNTFTVGGSYAVDPLTTVKARLNNSGKLAALIDTRAKSILATISGEFDTKALDKPPKFGLALALKP
- the LOC109708729 gene encoding uncharacterized protein LOC109708729 translates to MEGLIPYVIHAIKRRRERSRYRSLSVAEGSSRGGGSRRPLVAAAAGPAEWAKEEEEWTPAPRGGHRRARSEFPAPAPAPARGSEWFPESDLRAAASRSTREKGPVRAYYARE